From the Streptomyces nigrescens genome, one window contains:
- a CDS encoding phage tail protein has product MAEFQINAHRFDPYKNFKFLVLWDGRTVAGISKISPLKRTTEVVKHRHGGDPSSPRKSPGRSEFEGITLERGVTHDPEFDRWANKVWQVGAGLGAEVSLADFRKDLVIQVLNEAGQVAVSHKIYRSWPSEYQVLGELDANANAVAIQSLKLECEGWERDYEVPEPTEPSFTHPA; this is encoded by the coding sequence ATGGCTGAGTTTCAGATCAACGCCCATCGCTTCGACCCGTACAAGAACTTCAAGTTCCTGGTCCTGTGGGACGGTCGTACGGTCGCGGGCATCAGCAAGATCAGCCCGCTGAAGCGCACCACCGAGGTCGTCAAGCACCGGCACGGCGGCGACCCCAGCTCCCCGCGCAAGTCCCCGGGCCGCTCCGAGTTCGAGGGCATCACCCTGGAACGCGGTGTCACCCACGACCCGGAGTTCGACCGCTGGGCCAACAAGGTCTGGCAGGTCGGCGCGGGCCTCGGCGCCGAGGTGTCGCTGGCCGACTTCCGCAAGGACCTGGTGATCCAGGTCCTCAACGAGGCCGGTCAGGTCGCCGTCTCGCACAAGATCTACCGCTCCTGGCCGAGCGAGTACCAGGTCCTGGGTGAGCTGGACGCCAACGCCAACGCCGTCGCCATCCAGAGCCTGAAGCTGGAGTGCGAGGGCTGGGAGCGGGACTACGAGGTACCGGAGCCGACCGAGCCGTCGTTCACCCATCCGGCCTGA
- a CDS encoding DUF4255 domain-containing protein, giving the protein MSNALAVATVTQALALLIEHHLHPEIDMAVSVETRKPPADPPTEPTITVFLYQVSHNPSMRNSDLVTRASDGTLLKRPAAALDLHFLISAYGEETELVGQRLIGSVVRTLHEIPVLPQELIEEAAQRPYLAGSDLAESPQKVRFTPLQLDVDETSKLWGMLHQTPYALSVVYQASLVLLDGHQKPVPAKPVQKPDVRVLPFGAPGAPEPGGVAGGAGGAAGPGGAGGPVDPGATSPARAAPTAAQTVGAPTGESRSGAAKTATSTDAGSTARATVAKAASGGGARAAKKAAGDPKAARRGSKSGGPSAGSRTRKATGGGARDGGRDDTGRTGEARRTDEPGHPDDGTES; this is encoded by the coding sequence ATGAGCAACGCACTCGCCGTCGCGACGGTCACCCAGGCCCTTGCGCTGCTGATCGAGCACCACCTCCACCCCGAGATCGATATGGCCGTCTCGGTGGAGACCCGTAAGCCGCCGGCCGATCCGCCGACGGAGCCGACGATCACCGTCTTCCTCTACCAGGTCAGCCACAACCCCTCGATGCGCAACAGCGACCTGGTCACCCGCGCCTCCGACGGGACGCTGCTGAAGCGGCCCGCCGCCGCACTCGATCTGCACTTCCTGATCAGTGCGTACGGCGAGGAGACCGAGCTGGTCGGGCAGCGGCTGATCGGCAGCGTGGTGCGCACCCTGCACGAAATCCCGGTACTGCCCCAGGAGTTGATCGAGGAGGCGGCGCAGCGGCCCTATCTGGCGGGCAGCGATCTCGCCGAGTCCCCGCAGAAGGTGCGATTCACACCGCTCCAGCTGGACGTCGACGAGACCTCGAAGCTCTGGGGGATGCTGCACCAGACGCCGTATGCGTTGTCCGTGGTGTACCAGGCCTCGCTGGTGCTGCTCGACGGGCATCAGAAGCCGGTCCCGGCGAAGCCGGTGCAGAAGCCGGACGTCAGGGTGCTGCCGTTCGGGGCGCCGGGGGCGCCGGAGCCGGGCGGGGTGGCGGGTGGTGCGGGTGGTGCGGCCGGTCCGGGTGGTGCGGGTGGTCCGGTTGATCCGGGTGCGACGTCTCCCGCCAGGGCGGCGCCGACGGCGGCTCAGACCGTCGGGGCTCCTACCGGCGAGTCCCGGTCCGGCGCCGCCAAGACGGCCACGAGCACCGACGCCGGCTCCACCGCCCGGGCCACCGTCGCCAAGGCCGCGTCCGGCGGAGGAGCGCGGGCCGCGAAGAAGGCGGCGGGCGACCCGAAGGCCGCGCGTCGCGGCAGCAAGTCGGGCGGCCCCTCCGCCGGTTCACGTACCCGCAAGGCGACCGGCGGCGGTGCGCGGGACGGCGGCCGGGACGACACGGGCCGCACCGGCGAAGCGCGCCGCACCGACGAACCGGGGCATCCGGACGACGGCACGGAGAGCTGA
- a CDS encoding ATP-binding protein, with product MGDGGSSGRPDTAWSADADGSALAAAVGSVLARLDAHATRARTTVRGNAAGDGGAAGPPSAAPAPRSQEDAALSPGRALPALDALAACFGLSPFEREVVLLGAAAELDPTAGARCAAASSDPGHAYPTFSLALAALGAPHWSALTPVAPLRRWRLVELDDETRLTTSRLRLDERILHFLVGSPYLDARLHGLLRRTTAPATLPASYDAAADRVAAGWADAGPDAPLRVELVGGDLRTRADIAATAARRTGLGLYSMAADDVPADAAERDRLARLWQREAILLPAALLIEVGELDREQHAAADSFIAGSAVPLVVSGPDPRQTGHPRGQRVTVPKLNDEEQVGLWTDAFADVPEVTARDVQALVAQFQLPPHVVRSAAATVRRELSGPGGPDGPDAAGLAWQAGLTEARMGLDELGRRIEPRAGWEDLVLAGRQLGILQEIVAHVRQRGTVYQDWGFAKALRSGLGVTALFAGGSGTGKTLAAEVMAKELGLDLFIIDLSQVVSKYIGETEKNLSRVFDAAERGGALLLFDEADALFGKRSEVKDSHDRYANLEVSYLLMRMEAYRGLAVLTTNMKKALDSAFMRRIRFVVDFPFPGEKERAEIWRRVLPAQAPTKGIDTSLLAQLTVAGGSIRNIALSGAFLAAEEGDRLRMRHMLAAARTEYLKLERSLTPSEVHGWV from the coding sequence ATGGGCGACGGCGGCAGCAGCGGGCGGCCGGACACGGCGTGGTCCGCCGACGCGGACGGCAGTGCGCTGGCCGCGGCGGTCGGTTCCGTGCTGGCACGCCTGGACGCCCATGCGACACGCGCCCGTACGACGGTCCGCGGGAACGCGGCGGGCGACGGCGGTGCGGCGGGTCCGCCCAGCGCCGCTCCGGCGCCCCGCTCGCAAGAGGACGCCGCCCTCTCCCCCGGCCGCGCGCTCCCCGCCCTCGACGCACTGGCCGCCTGCTTCGGCCTCAGCCCGTTCGAGCGGGAGGTCGTCCTGCTCGGCGCCGCGGCCGAACTCGATCCGACAGCCGGCGCCCGCTGCGCCGCCGCGAGCAGCGATCCGGGCCATGCGTATCCGACGTTCTCGTTGGCGCTGGCCGCCCTCGGCGCTCCGCATTGGAGTGCGCTGACGCCGGTCGCCCCACTGCGCCGCTGGCGCCTGGTCGAGCTGGACGACGAGACCCGGCTGACCACGTCCCGCCTGCGCCTCGATGAACGCATCCTGCACTTCCTCGTCGGCTCGCCGTACCTGGATGCCAGGCTGCACGGGCTGCTGCGCCGTACGACGGCGCCCGCCACCTTGCCGGCCTCCTACGACGCGGCGGCGGACCGGGTGGCCGCCGGCTGGGCGGACGCGGGCCCCGACGCCCCGCTCCGCGTCGAACTGGTCGGCGGCGATCTCCGCACCCGCGCCGACATCGCCGCAACTGCCGCCCGCCGCACGGGCCTCGGCCTCTACTCCATGGCCGCCGACGATGTCCCGGCGGACGCCGCCGAACGGGACCGGCTCGCCCGCCTCTGGCAGCGCGAGGCGATCCTCCTGCCGGCCGCCCTCCTCATCGAGGTGGGCGAGCTGGACCGCGAGCAGCACGCCGCCGCCGACTCCTTCATCGCGGGTTCCGCCGTCCCGCTGGTCGTCTCCGGCCCGGATCCGCGGCAGACGGGCCATCCGCGCGGGCAGCGGGTGACCGTACCGAAGTTGAACGACGAGGAACAGGTGGGGCTGTGGACGGACGCCTTCGCGGACGTCCCTGAGGTGACCGCCCGTGATGTGCAGGCGCTTGTGGCGCAGTTCCAGCTCCCGCCGCATGTCGTGCGGTCGGCGGCCGCGACGGTACGCCGTGAGCTGTCCGGCCCGGGTGGTCCGGACGGCCCGGATGCCGCAGGGCTGGCCTGGCAGGCAGGGCTCACCGAGGCCCGGATGGGGCTGGACGAACTGGGCCGCCGTATCGAACCCCGCGCCGGCTGGGAGGACCTGGTCCTCGCCGGCCGCCAACTCGGCATCCTCCAGGAGATCGTCGCGCATGTGCGCCAGCGCGGCACCGTCTACCAGGACTGGGGCTTCGCGAAGGCGCTGCGCAGCGGTCTGGGCGTGACCGCGCTGTTCGCGGGCGGCTCCGGAACGGGCAAGACCCTGGCGGCCGAGGTGATGGCCAAGGAACTGGGGCTGGACCTGTTCATCATCGACCTCTCCCAGGTGGTCAGTAAGTACATCGGTGAGACGGAGAAGAACCTCAGTCGCGTTTTCGACGCGGCGGAGCGGGGCGGGGCGCTGCTCCTCTTCGACGAGGCGGACGCGCTGTTCGGCAAGCGCAGCGAGGTCAAGGACAGCCATGACCGTTACGCGAACCTGGAGGTCAGCTATCTGCTGATGCGCATGGAGGCGTACCGCGGGCTGGCGGTCCTCACCACCAACATGAAGAAGGCCCTGGACTCCGCCTTCATGCGCCGCATCCGGTTCGTGGTCGATTTCCCCTTCCCGGGGGAGAAGGAGCGCGCGGAGATCTGGCGCCGGGTGCTGCCCGCGCAGGCCCCGACGAAGGGCATCGACACCTCCCTGCTGGCCCAGCTCACCGTGGCCGGCGGTTCGATCCGCAATATCGCCCTCTCCGGAGCCTTTCTCGCCGCCGAGGAGGGCGACCGCCTGCGCATGCGCCACATGCTGGCCGCCGCCCGTACCGAATACCTGAAGCTCGAACGCTCCTTGACGCCGTCGGAGGTCCATGGATGGGTCTGA
- a CDS encoding phage tail sheath family protein, with product MPTHTTYPGVYVEELPSSIRSITTVTTSVTAFVGHTRRGPLNQPVQITSFADFERRFGGLTSQSPVAYAVHQFFGNGGTVAVIVRVTKAGSGKEAQVTLESTEGHSQCPVLEVHAKEPGVWGSGLRVAVDHDTPAEGASGHPSPCETFNLQVLDAHGTARESFAGLSMDPGHGHFAETVINAGSSLIRVRVVGEGRPDPSGTVSKAFHHELPDLNVALTVKIGEVEREFTLYDPDCDGEAPCTVAELALLLEHKLRALPDAPGKHAFAGAEVTAFGRRIQVVAGSTDPGDVVRFLGECANDLGLEASVNPPVFPLCGGEDGEPPGPRDLIGSEARKSGLQALREVADVNLLALPELASYESTEDMITVLSAAGRLCRERRIFLLVDAPAAWSGVDAARAGIAAFTPVRSNHSGLYFPHLQLTDPLTGRLRSFPPCGAVAGVIARTDSERGVWKAPAGTEARLAGVHSLSVRLTDRENGLLNPLGVNCLRTLPMVGPVIWGARTLEGADALDSEWKYVPVRRLALHVEESLLRGLQWVVFEPNTEQLWQQIRLNASAYLHSLFEKGAFKGSTPRQAYFVKCDKDTTTDADIDRGIVNVVVGIAPVKPAEFVIVKIQQMAGQFDV from the coding sequence ATGCCGACACATACGACCTATCCCGGCGTTTATGTCGAAGAGCTTCCCAGCAGCATCCGCAGCATCACCACCGTCACCACATCCGTGACCGCTTTCGTCGGCCACACCCGGCGCGGACCGCTCAACCAGCCCGTGCAGATCACCAGCTTCGCCGACTTCGAGCGCCGCTTCGGCGGTCTGACCTCGCAGAGCCCGGTCGCGTACGCCGTCCACCAGTTCTTCGGCAACGGCGGCACCGTCGCCGTGATCGTCCGGGTCACCAAAGCCGGCAGCGGCAAGGAAGCCCAGGTCACCCTGGAGTCCACCGAGGGACACAGCCAGTGCCCGGTGCTGGAGGTGCACGCCAAGGAGCCGGGCGTGTGGGGCTCCGGCCTGCGGGTGGCCGTCGACCACGACACTCCCGCCGAAGGCGCTTCGGGCCACCCCTCTCCCTGCGAGACCTTCAACCTCCAGGTCCTGGACGCCCACGGCACCGCCCGTGAGTCCTTCGCCGGCCTGTCCATGGACCCCGGCCACGGCCACTTCGCCGAGACGGTGATCAACGCCGGCTCCTCCCTGATCCGCGTCCGCGTCGTCGGCGAGGGCCGTCCGGACCCCTCCGGCACCGTCTCCAAGGCCTTCCACCACGAACTCCCCGATCTGAACGTCGCGTTGACGGTGAAGATCGGCGAGGTGGAGCGGGAGTTCACCCTCTACGACCCGGACTGCGACGGGGAGGCGCCGTGCACGGTCGCCGAGCTGGCGCTGCTGCTGGAGCACAAGCTGCGCGCCCTGCCGGACGCCCCGGGCAAGCACGCCTTCGCGGGCGCCGAGGTCACCGCGTTCGGCCGCCGCATCCAGGTCGTGGCCGGGTCCACCGACCCCGGCGACGTGGTGCGGTTCCTCGGCGAATGCGCCAATGACCTGGGCCTGGAGGCCTCCGTCAACCCACCGGTCTTCCCGCTGTGCGGCGGCGAGGACGGCGAGCCGCCCGGACCGCGCGACCTGATCGGCAGCGAGGCCCGCAAGAGCGGTCTGCAGGCGCTGCGCGAGGTCGCGGACGTCAATCTGCTGGCGCTGCCCGAGCTGGCCTCCTACGAGTCCACCGAGGACATGATCACGGTGCTGTCGGCGGCCGGGCGGCTGTGCCGGGAGCGGCGGATCTTCCTGCTCGTCGACGCCCCGGCGGCCTGGAGCGGTGTGGACGCCGCCCGCGCCGGTATCGCCGCCTTCACTCCCGTCCGCAGCAACCACTCCGGCCTGTACTTCCCGCACCTCCAGCTCACCGACCCGCTCACCGGGCGGCTGCGCTCCTTCCCGCCGTGCGGCGCCGTCGCGGGTGTCATCGCCCGTACGGACAGCGAGCGCGGCGTCTGGAAGGCACCGGCCGGCACCGAGGCCCGGCTGGCCGGGGTCCACTCCCTGTCGGTCAGGCTGACGGACCGGGAGAACGGCCTGCTCAACCCGCTCGGGGTGAACTGTCTGCGCACCCTCCCGATGGTCGGCCCGGTGATCTGGGGCGCCCGCACCCTCGAAGGCGCGGACGCGCTGGACAGCGAGTGGAAGTACGTGCCCGTACGGCGCCTCGCCCTGCATGTGGAGGAGAGCCTGCTGCGCGGTCTGCAGTGGGTGGTCTTCGAGCCCAACACCGAGCAGCTGTGGCAGCAGATCCGGCTCAACGCCTCGGCGTATCTGCACTCGCTCTTCGAGAAGGGCGCGTTCAAGGGCAGCACCCCGCGCCAGGCGTACTTCGTCAAGTGCGACAAGGACACCACGACCGACGCGGACATCGACCGCGGCATCGTCAACGTCGTCGTCGGCATCGCGCCGGTCAAGCCAGCGGAGTTCGTGATCGTCAAGATCCAGCAGATGGCCGGCCAGTTCGACGTCTGA